DNA sequence from the Pseudochaenichthys georgianus chromosome 8, fPseGeo1.2, whole genome shotgun sequence genome:
CAAGTACGAACTCAAGATCAACAAGTACGAACTCAAGATCAACAAGTACGAACTCAAGATCAACAAGTACGAACTCAAGATCAACAAGTCCGAACTCAAGATCAACAAGTACGAACTCAAGATCAACAAGTACGAACTCAAGATCAACAAGTACGAACCCAAGATCAACAAGTCCAAACTCAAGTCAGAGTAACTACTACCAAATAAAGTCCAACATCAACAGCAGTAAAGTCATACATCTATTTAGAAGCAACAAACCTTAAATCAAAAGTCATAAATCCAAAAGTCCAACATCAAGATCAACAAGTCCCAAGTCAAGTCTAACATAAACAGCAAAACATTGTTGGGATTTACATGATTCAAGAAATGTAACCTCCACAGTATGGGGAATAATGAGATGTTGATGCTTTGAATTATAAACAATTGTTATCTGAAAAAATGAAACCTGCATGAAGTCAAATGAAGTTGGATTCAAAAAGCTTACAGAACTCTGTTTGATAGTGTTTGCTTAGAGTTTGGGTCAGTTGAGCAGGAGGTCCTGACTTGAGAATCTACGTTGCTCAAGAGGAATGCTCCTTCCACTGCGGAGAATCCTGTGGGTTCTTTCTTCCTATCGGTAGTTTGTGTTGTCAGCCTCTTACCCTGTGCGGCCAGCAGACTGTGGCGGACCGGCTTCGGGGCGACGGCAGGTctgggagagaggggaggtCTGATGGAGGATCCTGTTGCCGGGCTGGCAGGCCTCTCCAGCCGGGCCTCACTGATCCTCAGGCTGAGCTGGTCCTGGTCCTGGTCCTGGCACTGGGAGGGGGGCCTGCTGCTGCGGGACTCTGAATCCAGCCTCTCTCTGCTGGGGGAgccttctccctgctccttgtcTTTTGGCTTGTGCCGGCGCTTCACCGTGTCCGACTCCTTCAGATTAAACTCTGGCAGCTCTGAGTCCTTGGCTGCTTGTGCCTCTGGGGGCTCCAGCACCGCCTCAGCtcgggggggggcgggggcttTAGGCCTCTGTTTGATAGTCAAGTTACCCTCCTCTGCGAAGGGGATGCACTCACTGGAGCTGTTCTGAGGGGAGGAGGAGCCCTCCAGCCTGCAGCCTTTTGAGTCTTCCTCCTCCGTGTCAGACTTCACCCCCCGATCCGGCACCGGGACGCTGCGGGTCTGGGATGGAATACACTCGCTCTGCACCCTCCTCCTCACCCCCGCAGCCTCCTGCCCTGCAGCGCTGTGTGCAGGGGAAGCCTCCTCTGAGCTGGGGGTTTTCCCCTCCGTCCTGCCCTCCAGAGAGGCTGCGATGCTCCTCACGCTCACTGGGCTGTCCGTTACCCCCCCGCCAACAGAGGACGTGGTGCTGCTGTCGCTGAGCTCGTCGCTGTTGGTGCTGCTCACTGAGCTCAGTCTCTTTGGAGGCGGAGGAGGGGGACCTTTTTTACGGGCGCGCACCGCAAAGGACTGGCTGCGTCCCACGTTGCCGTTCTTCTCTGAACTCGACTGCAATCGAGCCAGATGGCTGCGACCCGGTTTGCGGGTCAAGGTGGCGTAGGACGACAGGTTTCTACAGCGACTCGACGGCTCGTACTCGTCCTCGTCTGGCTCCCCATCAGACAGAGCATAGCGGGTTTGGGCGCGTTTTTTAGGTGGTGTCAATGTCATGCTGTAGTTCTCCGGCCTCGAGCTCAAGTCTGTGGAGCCACAGTGAGAATGCAAGTAGCTGAAACCCTTCAGCGCTGGGGAGCCGTGAGGGGAGGGGCCCCGAGGGGACCCAGGCAGTTTAGGCTTGGCTGGAATTGCCGGGTACTTGAACACGGTGGCCGTGCCCAGAGGAACCTGCTTGGGCAGCGTCTGCTGGTGCAGGGGCCGCTGGTCCCAGCCCTCGGGGAGGTTCCTCTCCCTGGCCGGGCTGCCCTCCAGGCTCTCCTGCGACCAGCTGTGGGGGTTGATGGAGGCGGTGGGGGGCTCCTGGGAGCGCCCGGAGCCTCTGGACCGGGCGTCCATGCTCTCCTGGCTCTGGGACATCCCCACTGCATTCTTGAAGGCCATGCCTTCCTCGCAGCCTCCATAGTGGCTGGACATGGCGCTCTGCAGCTCGGCGCTCAGCTCGCTGTCCTGGAAGGTAAGCATCTTGGGGGTGCGAGGAGACTCCCCCGCAGAGTCGGGCGGCTCGATGGCCACCAGGTGGAGGGCTCCGGGGCCTTTACGACGCAGCGTGCCTTGGCCTGAGTCCGCCTGGAGGATTGCTCGGTGGATGTCACACAGCTTCTTCACCGCCAGCATCAGTTTCTTTTGGTGGCCTGGAGGGAAAATACAACCATGATATTAAAGTAAGAAAACACTGTTTCCAACAACCATACGTACCTGCTGAGCATAAGACCTCAACAAATACTCTATTGAGTTCATGACAGAATAAAAAGTGTCCTCACCCAGTTTGGTGATGCCGATCTCCTGCAGATCCTCCCATGTGAGGTCTTTGACGATGCTGATGGAGTCGTAGCCGTTTTCAGAGAGCTTCCTTTGGTACTGGGGGAGGCCGATGGCACTGAGCCACTCCCCCAGGTCCGACTGAGAGGAGGAACAGATCAGCATCAGGAACACGCCAGTATACACAAGTGGAGGAAGAATCACTCAGATCTTTCATAAAGTTAAAGTAGCAATTTTAAATTGTAAAATGACTTAAGGGTAATAtcccatttcagaatcatatatattatattaatggGTATGTATTACAGGTGGAGCTTATTTGAATTACTTAATTTGCTGTTGCTGAATTACTTACAATTATCACTAATAAAATGaatttgtaaagtaactaaagctgccaaaaaatgaagtggagtacaaagtagcatcaaATGAAAATACTAATGTAAAGTATAACTACCTCAAAATGATCTTTAGTAGCATTATAACATTAATAATACATAGTATACAGTCACAAGGTGAGGAAGCCACGCAGCAGGAAGCTGTTTGTTTCTTACTGGGATGTACTCCGGCAGCCACTCGGGGATGTTCAGGTTGTTGATCTCGATGGAGATTTTCTTGCGGTGTCCGGGTTTGGTCACTCCGATGGCGGTCAGATCCTGAGGACAACACAACACAAAGGACATCTGATGAAGGCTGCACAGCTAACCAGGTCCTATTATACTGTGAAGCACCAGAGAGGGTCCTTATTCACCTCCGGAGTCATCCTGCTGATGGTGGGAACATCATAGCCGTTATTGATGAAGTTCCCGATGTACTGCTCCAGCTGGAAGTCACTCAGCCACTGATAGATGGCCTCTGcatcctgaaacacacacaggggacacacacactgatgaggGGGGGGAAAGAGTATATTATCTGTTTTATAACCATCCCTTAAGACTATGATGGAAAAGACAAATGTAATGGAAGACATGGAAGGGAAAAGAAATCCAAAAAACAGATCTGAAAGTAAATTAGCAAATGTATTTCAAAACAAGTGGTAATTCTCTGAGTATAAAGTATTTAATAGGGTTAAATCTACAAGAAAAAAACTCTAATATTTGAGAATATAATGTCATAAATTGAGAAAAAAATCAACATAAATGATCTTCAATTAACTAAAGTGCTTAATTTACAGATTTCTTTTTCTAATTAACAGGAAATAAACAAGGATATTTTAGGTGGTACATTTATAGAAAAAAACATTCTGAGATTATAAAGTCATATATTTGCaagaaataaaaatgaaattctCTTAGATTGAAATAATTCATTTACAAGAAAAAACTGAGTATAAATTCATACATTTAGACACAAAAATGTGATATTTTCtgagataaaaaaataacaaCCATACAACCCCTACAAATGTTTACTTGAAGTGAACAACTTTTATTTGCATCCCAGTTCTAATTTGAGTCAATAGAAAATGATTATTAACAcaatcaccccagccacaaactgttctgtctgctgccgtctggcaggcgggaCCGCAGcctccggactaaaaccaccagactcagggacagcttcatcccacaggccagaagactattaaacacctgcactct
Encoded proteins:
- the LOC117451043 gene encoding caskin-2-like isoform X3, translated to MGKEQDLLQAAKSGDLQSTQKLLSKLKANRNKLLGSTKRLNVNYQDSDGFSALHHAALTGTTELLAALLEAQASVDVKDSNGMRPLHYAAWQGKADSVLMLLRAAASVNGVSLDGHIPLHLAAQYGHYQVSEMLLQHQSNPCLVNKAKKTPLDLACEFGRVQVAQLLLSSNMVVALLEGERKEPTDSAFTTPLHLAARNGHKDIIRLLLNAGIDINKTTKSGTALHEASLYGKTEVVRLLLDAGVDVNIRNTYNQTALDIVNQFTTSHASRDIKQLLRDATGVLQVRALKDFWNLHDPTALNIRAGDVITVLEQHVDGRWKGHIHDAQRGTDRVGFFPPSIVEVISRRNGGTLSRHASLPTTRQQQLSRAPLSSSLSSAPQTDDSYTLYAPPTHVVLPLANGLTTNTGLSPGRLSQSGCYFEDIWVLRDSCHAGDRNSVGSTGSVGSTRSAGSGQSTESTSAPNGLQHHAVHHDNTHKPAPPAVDSGLSDGSKQPDQSGGTARRQTVTVQRPAEQGFTQQFIRPQLLLEGKDAEAIYQWLSDFQLEQYIGNFINNGYDVPTISRMTPEDLTAIGVTKPGHRKKISIEINNLNIPEWLPEYIPSDLGEWLSAIGLPQYQRKLSENGYDSISIVKDLTWEDLQEIGITKLGHQKKLMLAVKKLCDIHRAILQADSGQGTLRRKGPGALHLVAIEPPDSAGESPRTPKMLTFQDSELSAELQSAMSSHYGGCEEGMAFKNAVGMSQSQESMDARSRGSGRSQEPPTASINPHSWSQESLEGSPARERNLPEGWDQRPLHQQTLPKQVPLGTATVFKYPAIPAKPKLPGSPRGPSPHGSPALKGFSYLHSHCGSTDLSSRPENYSMTLTPPKKRAQTRYALSDGEPDEDEYEPSSRCRNLSSYATLTRKPGRSHLARLQSSSEKNGNVGRSQSFAVRARKKGPPPPPPKRLSSVSSTNSDELSDSSTTSSVGGGVTDSPVSVRSIAASLEGRTEGKTPSSEEASPAHSAAGQEAAGVRRRVQSECIPSQTRSVPVPDRGVKSDTEEEDSKGCRLEGSSSPQNSSSECIPFAEEGNLTIKQRPKAPAPPRAEAVLEPPEAQAAKDSELPEFNLKESDTVKRRHKPKDKEQGEGSPSRERLDSESRSSRPPSQCQDQDQDQLSLRISEARLERPASPATGSSIRPPLSPRPAVAPKPVRHSLLAAQAGLSSQSVTVSVVQSVAFTSPCSPSHGSLAPCSPARPAPQSPSLAAVRPQVCAVVPGPAPDSSSGTEVVQQRLDQTSTSLAAALKAVERKLNLEENSEGGSNQVKSAGTILDDIGNMFDDLADQLDAMLD
- the LOC117451043 gene encoding caskin-2-like isoform X4, translating into MGKEQDLLQAAKSGDLQSTQKLLSKLKANRNKLLGSTKRLNVNYQDSDGFSALHHAALTGTTELLAALLEAQASVDVKDSNGMRPLHYAAWQGKADSVLMLLRAAASVNGVSLDGHIPLHLAAQYGHYQVSEMLLQHQSNPCLVNKAKKTPLDLACEFGRVQVAQLLLSSNMVVALLEGERKEPTDSAFTTPLHLAARNGHKDIIRLLLNAGIDINKTTKSGTALHEASLYGKTEVVRLLLDAGVDVNIRNTYNQTALDIVNQFTTSHASRDIKQLLRDATGVLQVRALKDFWNLHDPTALNIRAGDVITVLEQHVDGRWKGHIHDAQRGTDRVGFFPPSIVEVISRRNGGTLSRHASLPTTRQQQLSRAPLSSSLSSAPQTDDSYTLYAPPTHVVLPLANGLTTNTAGDRNSVGSTGSVGSTRSAGSGQSTESTSAPNGLQHHAVHHDNTHKPAPPAVDSGLSDGSKQPDQSGGTARRQTVTVQRPAEQGFTQQFIRPQLLLEGKDAEAIYQWLSDFQLEQYIGNFINNGYDVPTISRMTPEDLTAIGVTKPGHRKKISIEINNLNIPEWLPEYIPSDLGEWLSAIGLPQYQRKLSENGYDSISIVKDLTWEDLQEIGITKLGHQKKLMLAVKKLCDIHRAILQADSGQGTLRRKGPGALHLVAIEPPDSAGESPRTPKMLTFQDSELSAELQSAMSSHYGGCEEGMAFKNAVGMSQSQESMDARSRGSGRSQEPPTASINPHSWSQESLEGSPARERNLPEGWDQRPLHQQTLPKQVPLGTATVFKYPAIPAKPKLPGSPRGPSPHGSPALKGFSYLHSHCGSTDLSSRPENYSMTLTPPKKRAQTRYALSDGEPDEDEYEPSSRCRNLSSYATLTRKPGRSHLARLQSSSEKNGNVGRSQSFAVRARKKGPPPPPPKRLSSVSSTNSDELSDSSTTSSVGGGVTDSPVSVRSIAASLEGRTEGKTPSSEEASPAHSAAGQEAAGVRRRVQSECIPSQTRSVPVPDRGVKSDTEEEDSKGCRLEGSSSPQNSSSECIPFAEEGNLTIKQRPKAPAPPRAEAVLEPPEAQAAKDSELPEFNLKESDTVKRRHKPKDKEQGEGSPSRERLDSESRSSRPPSQCQDQDQDQLSLRISEARLERPASPATGSSIRPPLSPRPAVAPKPVRHSLLAAQVSEMTGAAWSHHRGVCWTHSAAGLSSQSVTVSVVQSVAFTSPCSPSHGSLAPCSPARPAPQSPSLAAVRPQVCAVVPGPAPDSSSGTEVVQQRLDQTSTSLAAALKAVERKLNLEENSEGGSNQVKSAGTILDDIGNMFDDLADQLDAMLD
- the LOC117451043 gene encoding caskin-2-like isoform X2; the protein is MGKEQDLLQAAKSGDLQSTQKLLSKLKANRNKLLGSTKRLNVNYQDSDGFSALHHAALTGTTELLAALLEAQASVDVKDSNGMRPLHYAAWQGKADSVLMLLRAAASVNGVSLDGHIPLHLAAQYGHYQVSEMLLQHQSNPCLVNKAKKTPLDLACEFGRVQVAQLLLSSNMVVALLEGERKEPTDSAFTTPLHLAARNGHKDIIRLLLNAGIDINKTTKSGTALHEASLYGKTEVVRLLLDAGVDVNIRNTYNQTALDIVNQFTTSHASRDIKQLLRDATGVLQVRALKDFWNLHDPTALNIRAGDVITVLEQHVDGRWKGHIHDAQRGTDRVGFFPPSIVEVISRRNGGTLSRHASLPTTRQQQLSRAPLSSSLSSAPQTDDSYTLYAPPTHVVLPLANGLTTNTGLSPGRLSQSGCYFEDIWVLRDSCHAGDRNSVGSTGSVGSTRSAGSGQSTESTSAPNGLQHHAVHHDNTHKPAPPAVDSGLSDGSKQPDQSGGTARRQTVTVQRPAEQGFTQQFIRPQLLLEGKDAEAIYQWLSDFQLEQYIGNFINNGYDVPTISRMTPEDLTAIGVTKPGHRKKISIEINNLNIPEWLPEYIPSDLGEWLSAIGLPQYQRKLSENGYDSISIVKDLTWEDLQEIGITKLGHQKKLMLAVKKLCDIHRAILQADSGQGTLRRKGPGALHLVAIEPPDSAGESPRTPKMLTFQDSELSAELQSAMSSHYGGCEEGMAFKNAVGMSQSQESMDARSRGSGRSQEPPTASINPHSWSQESLEGSPARERNLPEGWDQRPLHQQTLPKQVPLGTATVFKYPAIPAKPKLPGSPRGPSPHGSPALKGFSYLHSHCGSTDLSSRPENYSMTLTPPKKRAQTRYALSDGEPDEDEYEPSSRCRNLSSYATLTRKPGRSHLARLQSSSEKNGNVGRSQSFAVRARKKGPPPPPPKRLSSVSSTNSDELSDSSTTSSVGGGVTDSPVSVRSIAASLEGRTEGKTPSSEEASPAHSAAGQEAAGVRRRVQSECIPSQTRSVPVPDRGVKSDTEEEDSKGCRLEGSSSPQNSSSECIPFAEEGNLTIKQRPKAPAPPRAEAVLEPPEAQAAKDSELPEFNLKESDTVKRRHKPKDKEQGEGSPSRERLDSESRSSRPPSQCQDQDQDQLSLRISEARLERPASPATGSSIRPPLSPRPAVAPKPVRHSLLAAQAAGLSSQSVTVSVVQSVAFTSPCSPSHGSLAPCSPARPAPQSPSLAAVRPQVCAVVPGPAPDSSSGTEVVQQRLDQTSTSLAAALKAVERKLNLEENSEGGSNQVKSAGTILDDIGNMFDDLADQLDAMLD